The following coding sequences lie in one Thermodesulfobacteriota bacterium genomic window:
- a CDS encoding TraU family protein: MSRTRSLLGWACLALVLVLSATPARAGRPLNPVADIAWQEIFPISIAGIEIRGNDSSSPSGFSAISSPVCTCPAPPPVFVRVGIPVGLWEPARLIETVKDAGYFPSLGVTMDLGGHRDGSRGSHASGAT, from the coding sequence ATGAGCCGGACCCGTAGCCTTCTAGGCTGGGCCTGTCTCGCTCTCGTTCTCGTGCTGAGCGCAACGCCGGCCAGGGCCGGGAGACCCCTGAACCCGGTCGCGGACATCGCCTGGCAGGAGATCTTCCCCATCTCCATCGCGGGGATCGAGATCCGGGGGAACGACAGCTCGAGCCCGAGCGGCTTCTCGGCCATCTCGAGCCCGGTGTGCACCTGCCCGGCGCCGCCACCCGTCTTCGTGCGGGTGGGGATCCCGGTGGGCCTCTGGGAGCCGGCCCGGCTCATCGAGACGGTGAAGGACGCGGGCTACTTCCCTTCCCTGGGGGTCACCATGGACCTCGGCGGTCACCGGGACGGCTCCCGAGGGAGCCACGCCTCCGGCGCGACC